The sequence CGGGCGCGCAACCACGTCCGCCGCGCCCCGATCGTCCGCCATCCCGATGCCGTCATATCGACATGGACATTCAAAAGATCGAAGCGAGGCTTGAGTTCCTGCGCGAAGCGGAGCGCCTGAAGAGCGTGCTGAGGAGCGCGCACACGTCGACGGGCCGCGCCGAGAGCACGGCCGAGCACAGCTGGCGGCTGTGCCTGATGGCGATCACGCTCGCCGACGAACTGCCGGGGCTCGACATGCTCAAGGTGCTGAAGATGTGCGTGATTCACGATCTCGGCGAGGCGCTGCGCGGCGACGTGCCGGCGATCCGCGCCGACGCGCATCCCGACAAGAGCGCGCACGAGCGCGCCGATCTGCTGACGCTCACGCGCATGCTCGATGCGCCGCTGCGCGACGAAATCCTGTCGCTGTGGGACGAATACGAGCGCGCGGCGTCGCAGGAGGCGCAGGCGGTGAAGGCGCTCGACAAGCTGGAAACGATCCTGCAGCACGCCCAGGGAGAGAACCCGCCCGATTTCGACTACGCGTTCAACCTCACGTACGGCAGCCGCTACACGAGCGCGGCGCCGCTGTTTCGCGCAGTGCGCGAGATCGTCGACGCGCAGACCCGAAGCCGGATCGACGCGCGGGGCGAGCCGCCCCCGGCGCGCTAGCCGGCCGGCGCGCACGCGGCTGCGCGCGGCGCGCATTCTGTCCTATCCTGTGCGGAAAACGCGGCGCACCCGGCGCGTCGCGCCCAGCCCAGGAGTTCCGATGCCGAGGCAAGCCGACCCCGCTTCCCCGCGCGCGCCGCAAGCCGCCGCGTCCGCTTCTTCATCCGCGCGTTGCGCCGCGCCCGGCGCGGCGCCGCCGCAATCGGCACAACCGCCGTAATCGCCGCAATCGCCGCAACCGGCCCCGCCCACGCCCGCGTTCATCGCGCCCGAGCCCGATGCGCAGAAGGCCGTGCGCGGCAGCCAGTTCGTGCTGAAGGCGGGCGACGCGTTCGTCGTGAGCGACGCGCTCGGCGACATCGCCGGGCGCGACGACGGCCTCTTCGTCGACGACATGCGCGTGCTGTCGCAATGGCGGCTCACGTTCGGCGGCCGCGCGCCGTCGCTGCTGTCGGGGGCGACGAGCGCGGACAACGCGTCGTTCACCGCGCACCTGACGAACCGTCCGCTGCCGCCGCTCGGCGGCCGCGAGACGCCCGAGGGCGTGATCCACATCGAGCGGATGCGCGTGCTTGCCGACAATGTGCTTCACGAGGCGCTCACGCTGACGAACTACGGCACGTGCGACGCCGAGGTGCCGCTGTCGGTGTCGTTCGGCGCGGACTTCAAGGACATGTTCGAAGTGCGCGGCTCGCGGCGCGAGCGGCGTGGCGCGGTCGCGCCGCCGTGCGTCGAGGCGGGCGCGGTCAGGCTGCGCTACGACGGGCTCGACGCGGTCGAGCGCAGCGTGCGGATCGGCTTCGAGCCGAAGCCCGACACGCTCGCCGTCGATCGCGCCGACTACACGCTGACGATCGCCGCGCAGGCGTGCGTGTCGCTGTATCTGACGGTCGAGGCGCGCGTGGGCGCCGCGCACGCGGGCGGCGACGCGTTCGCGCGGCGGCCGTGCGTCGCGACCGGGCGCGGCGCGCTGCGCAAGGCGCTGGCCGACGTGCACCGCGCGATGCGCGAGCGGCGCCGCACGATCGCGCGCGTGCACACGAGCAATCCGCTTTTCAACGCGTGGCTCGACCGCTCGCTCGCGGACCTGGGCCTGCTCACGACGTCGCTCGAAACCGGCCCGTACCCGTACGCGGGCATTCCGTGGTTCTCGACGCCGTTCGGCCGCGACGCGGTGATCACGTCGCTGCAGATGTTGTGGCTGCAGCCGTCGCTCGCGCGCGGCGTGCTGCGCTTTCTCGCCGAGCATCAGGCGCGCGAGACATCGGCGTTTCGCGACGCGGAGCCGGGCAAGATCATGCACGAATTCCGCAAGAGCGAGATGGCGGCCACGGGCGAAGTGCCGTTCGCGCTGTACTACGGCGGCGTCGATACCACGCCGTTGTTCGTCGTGCTCGCGGGCGCGTATCTCGAGTACACCGGCGACGAATCGCTGATCGACGAGCTGTGGCCCGCGCTCGAGCGCGCCGCGCAGTGGGTGAGCACCGTGTGCGAGCGCAACCCGCGCGGGCTGCTCGACTATCAGCGCACCTCCGCGCGCGGGCTCGCCAACCAGGGCTGGAAGGACAGCCAGGATTCGGTGTTCCATGCGGACGGCCGCTTCCCGAGCGGGCCGATCGCGCTCGTCGAAGTGCAGGCCTACGCGTGCGCGGCGTTCGACGCAATGGCGACGTTCTCGCGCCGGCGCGGCCACGCGGCCGACACCGTGCGCTACGCGCAGCGCGCGAAGCGGCTGCGCGAGCAGGTCGAGGCGTTGTTCTGGATGCCCGAGGCGGGCTTCTACGGCATCGCGGTGGACGGCCACGGCGAGCTGTGCCGCGTGCTCGCGTCGAACGCCGCGCACCTGCTCGCGTTCGGCCTGCCCGAGCAGAGCCGCGGCGAATCGGTCGCGCGCGTGCTCGGCTCGACGCTGTTTCGCACCGGCTGGGGCGTGCGCACGCTCGCGGCCGGCCAGCCGCGCTTCAATCCGATGGCGTATCACAACGGCTCGATCTGGCCGCACGACAACGCGCTCGCCGCGCGCGGCCTCGCGCGCTACGGCGACAAGCGCGCGGTGCTCGATCTGTTGCGCGCGCTGTTCGAGGCGGCCGTGAGCTTCGACATGCGGCTGCCCGAGCTCTTCTGCGGCTTCCCGCGCCGGCGCGGCGAGCCGCCAACGGCGTATCCGGTCGCGTGCCTGCCGCAGGCGTGGGCGGCGGGCGCGCCGTTCATGATGCTGCAGGCTTGCCTCGGCATCTCGGTCGACGCGGCGCGCGGCGAGGTGCGCGTCGAGCGGCCCGAGCTGCCGGAAGGCGTCGATTGGCTGCGCGTCGACGATCTGCGCGTCGGCGGCGACAGCGTGTCGCTCACGTTCCGGCGCGTCGAGGGGCAGGTGGTCGCGGCGGCCGAGCCGGGCGGCGCGCGCGTCGTCGCGGTGCTGTAAAGATTGCGCCCGCTCGCGTCGGGCGCGCGCGGCGCGCCATACAATGACGGCATCGATCAACGATTCGCAACGAACCGATATCGGAGGCCCTCACCATGACGAACCAGAAGCCGGACGACGCCCGCCCGCACGACGACGAGCCGAAGCTCGAGCAGCTCGAGGCGGCCGTCGACCATCTGCACGACTCGATCCAGTCGCAGAGCATCGCGGCCGGCGCGGCGAAGGGCATCCTGTTCAGCCTGATCGAGACGCTCGGCGCGCTCGTCGGCGATCCGGACCTGCCGGAGCACGCGCGCTCCGGCTACGAAGCGCTGCGCGACAAGGCGAACGAGCTGAAGGCGAATCTCGAGAATCGCTGACGCGGCGCGCTGCCCGCCCGTTCTTTGCATCGGCGCGGAAAGCGCCGTGGTTTCAACGGCTTGGCGCGCGCGTGCGCAGGATATCCACATGTTTGTCGACAGAAACTGTTGATAACCGGCGCGCGCGGCGGGGCGGGGGCGGCGGCCCGTCGACGCGCGGAGCCTCGCGGCCGCCGCGACCGTGCGCCGTCGTCGGCGCGGGTGGGCCGCGCACATCGCCGACGTCCGGCCGTCATCAAAAGTCGCGCGCGGTGCCGTAACGGTCCGATTCGTGGTGGAACCAGTAGACCGACGAGATCCAGTTGCCCATGTTCGCCGCGCAGTGGCGAGCCGCCGCGGCGATCTCGGGCGGTGCCCCGCTCGCGGCGACGAAGCGCAGCAGCTCGGCCTGGCCGGCCGGGAAGCGCTCGACCTGCGCGCTCGCCAGCGCGCGCATCTCGCGCATCGCGGCCCGCAGCGAGATCCGCTCGTGATGCATCAACGAAATGCCGAGATGGTGGATTTCTTCGGCTTCGCGCTCCTTGCGCAGCGAACAGAGATCGTTGTAAAGCGCGGCGAATTGCTGCGACGCGCGGGACCGGCGAGCCGATACGGCGGCGCGGCGCGCACCGCGTCGGGTAGCGCGCGGCCGGCCGCGAGTTCGAGGCAGTCGAGCCGGGCTTCACAGCCGAACGTGCGTTCGCGTAACCGCATGTACGCGTCGCGCGTCGGGATGCGCGCCGCCAGGCGCGCGCGGAATTCGTCGTCGTAGGCGTCGATCATCTGCCGCAGATGGCCGGTGAAGCGCCGGTTCCAGGCGTCGCCAAGCCGCGCGCGGATCCCCAGCACGATGCAATCGGACAGCGCGCCGACGATCGGCTCCGCGTCGGCGACGCGCGCACGCGGCGAAGCGAGCACCGCGCACAGCGCGTCGCGCAGGCGCGCCCACGCGGCGCGGCGCAACCGCCGCGCGTCCTCGTCGTGCCGGTCGTCCCAGACGAAGAACCAGACCGACAGACCGGCGATCGCTTCGAGCACGGCCGGCGGCGCGCCGACGTAATAGCCGGCGACGAGGTCCGGATAGCGGAGCGCGCGCAAGTCGGCCGGCGGCGATCCGGCGGGCGCGAGCGACTGCTCGCCGATCCATCGGACGCAATGCGCGTGCAGCGCGCGCCGGTGCGGATCGAAACGGCGCTCAAACGAACGTTCGATCGAGGCAATGCGGCACGCTTCGCCGACGAGCCGGCGGCATCGGCGCGGGCGTGGCGGGCATGGCGGCCTCCTTCGGCGGGCGTGCGGCGATGCAGCGTTCGAACGCGCCGCGTCCATGCGAAGATGGTCGTCGATCCTGCGCCGCACGGCTATCGATCGAATGCCCCGCGACGCACGCGGCGCTCCCCGGCAGGCGTCGCGCCGCGCACGGGCGGGTGCGCCGGCGGCTCGCGGATCACGCCTCGCGCGCGCCGAGCGGCGCGGGTGGGCGCGGCCAAAAATTTTCTTGCAACGCGTGTCGATTCCGGCGGAATCCGTTCGTCGTGACGATAGAGCGTGCCCGCGCGAGCGGCGCGCTCGATCGATGAACCCATTCGAAGCCAAGGAGCCGCGATCATGCCTACCGCAGTCAAACCGATCCCCAAGGGGATGCATTCGCTGACCCCTCATCTGATTTGCGACGGCGCCGCCGCCGCGATCGAGTTCTACAAGAAGGCGTTCGACGCCGTCGAAATCTCGCGGTTGCCTTCGCGCGATGCCGGCCGGCTGATGCATGCGGCCGTCAGGATCGGCGATTCGACGCTGATGCTCGTCGACGAGATGGGGCAGTGCGGCGCGTTGAGCCCCAAGGCACTGAAGGGCTCGCCCGTGTTCATCCACCTGTACGTGCCGGACGTCGACGCGGTGATCGCGCGCGCGGTGGAAGCGGGCGCGAAGCTGACGATGCCGCCCGCCGACATGTTCTGGGGCGATCGCTACGGCCAGCTCGAGGATCCGTTCGGGCATCGCTGGTCGGTGGCGACGCACCGGCAGGACTTGACGCCCGAGCAGATTCGCGAAGGGATGGCGAGCTGCGTGCCGCCCGCGCAGTGACCGCGCGGCGGGCGAGGGGCTCGCCGCGTGCAGGCGTGCGGCGCATGTGTGTGCGTATGTGCATGTATGCGTGTGCGTGCGCATGCGCGCCCCGGCGCGCGCCGTGCGTGCGGTGCGCGTAGCGGGCGCGGCGCGCATGCGCCGGCGGTCGGCAATGGGGCGGCGCGCGATGGTGAGGCGTGGCGGAGGTCGCCGCCCGTCGTTCGGGCGGCCGCCCATCGCGTGCGAACCGGCGCGCGCGGCCGTGGCTTGCGGCGTGCGCGTGTCGCGCGCGCCGCGTCAATCGAGGAGAAACACAATGAGCCTGAAGTTCTACGGGCATCCGTTTTCGCTGTATTGCCAGAAGGTGCTGATCGCGCTGTACGAGTACGACGTGCCGTTCGAATGGTGCCTGCTCGCGGGCGACACGCCGCAGGCGAGCGCCGAGTTCGCTGCGCGGTGGCCCCTCAAGCACATGCCGATGCTCGTCGACGGCGAGCGCACGATCGTCGAATCGACGATTCTCATCGAGTATCTCGGGCTGCGCCGCCCCGCGTCCGTGCGGCTCGTGCCCGCCGATGCCGGCGTGGCGCTCGACGCGCGGATGATGGACCGCTTCTTCGACTGCTACGTATCGACGCCGGTGCAGAAGATCGTGTTCGACGCGCTGCGCCCGCAAGCCGAGCGCGATGCGCGCGGCGTCGCCGATGCGCGGCGCATGCTCGACACGTCGTACGCGTGGCTCGAGCGCACGCTCGACGGGCGCGACTGGGCCGCGGGCGGCGCGTTCACCCTGGCCGATTGCGCGGCCGCGCCTTCGCTGTTCTATGCGGACTGGGCGCATCCGATCGATTCGGCGCTGCAGCGCGTGACCGCATATCGCGAGCGGCTGCTCGCGCGGCCGTCGTTCGCGCGGGCAGTCGACGAAGCGCGCCCGTACCGGCATCTCTTTCCGCTCGGCGCGCCCGAGCGGGACTAGCGCAAACGGGCCCTGACCGTTCGATCGACAGGAGACGGACATGACAGAACGTTCGATGCAGACACCGGCCGCCGAGCTCGTGAAACGCAACACGACGCGACGGCCGAACGAAAGCGAGGCCTATCGCCGCGCGCGCGACGCGCTGCTCGTCGAGGAGATCGAGCTGCGCCGGCACGTCGAGCGGGTGGCCGCGTTGCGGCGCGCGCTGCCGCCGGGCGGCGAGGTGACGGGCGGCTACCGCTTCGAGGGCGAGCGCGGCCCGTGCGATTTCGCGCAGCTGTTCGGCGACAGGCAAACGCTCGTCGTCTACAGCTACATGTTCGGGCCGCAGCGCGAGCGGCCTTGCCCGATGTGCACGTCGCTGCTCGGCGCGTG is a genomic window of Burkholderia mallei ATCC 23344 containing:
- a CDS encoding HD domain-containing protein; this encodes MDIQKIEARLEFLREAERLKSVLRSAHTSTGRAESTAEHSWRLCLMAITLADELPGLDMLKVLKMCVIHDLGEALRGDVPAIRADAHPDKSAHERADLLTLTRMLDAPLRDEILSLWDEYERAASQEAQAVKALDKLETILQHAQGENPPDFDYAFNLTYGSRYTSAAPLFRAVREIVDAQTRSRIDARGEPPPAR
- a CDS encoding terpene synthase family protein, translating into MHPLGDRFDCGRHDRGSLASNGFIDRARRSRGHALSSRRTDSAGIDTRCKKIFGRAHPRRSARARRDPRAAGAPARARRDACRGAPRASRGIRSIAVRRRIDDHLRMDAARSNAASPHARRRRPPCPPRPRRCRRLVGEACRIASIERSFERRFDPHRRALHAHCVRWIGEQSLAPAGSPPADLRALRYPDLVAGYYVGAPPAVLEAIAGLSVWFFVWDDRHDEDARRLRRAAWARLRDALCAVLASPRARVADAEPIVGALSDCIVLGIRARLGDAWNRRFTGHLRQMIDAYDDEFRARLAARIPTRDAYMRLRERTFGCEARLDCLELAAGRALPDAVRAAPPYRLAGPARRSNSPRFTTISVRCARSAKPKKSTISAFR
- a CDS encoding VOC family protein, which encodes MPTAVKPIPKGMHSLTPHLICDGAAAAIEFYKKAFDAVEISRLPSRDAGRLMHAAVRIGDSTLMLVDEMGQCGALSPKALKGSPVFIHLYVPDVDAVIARAVEAGAKLTMPPADMFWGDRYGQLEDPFGHRWSVATHRQDLTPEQIREGMASCVPPAQ
- a CDS encoding glutathione S-transferase family protein; protein product: MSLKFYGHPFSLYCQKVLIALYEYDVPFEWCLLAGDTPQASAEFAARWPLKHMPMLVDGERTIVESTILIEYLGLRRPASVRLVPADAGVALDARMMDRFFDCYVSTPVQKIVFDALRPQAERDARGVADARRMLDTSYAWLERTLDGRDWAAGGAFTLADCAAAPSLFYADWAHPIDSALQRVTAYRERLLARPSFARAVDEARPYRHLFPLGAPERD